From one Aspergillus fumigatus Af293 chromosome 8, whole genome shotgun sequence genomic stretch:
- a CDS encoding patatin-like phospholipase family protein produces MRQIREHHRVLFSATHLDALFDLSLRHISADPFAPFNFVRATRQQNPLDRAFTSHLIHFLEVGKRAPYDETAAYIASAILMDAYPPGMHRFQPSTVFRTLYRDACYLALQHCYSADVVVSIQCRKIEDRLIGLFEEMVVDSTPSWEIHRRNLESQGKFWTHALSNKTCLVCLRRYPEHTPVCGHSICDTCTEVFGEPCPHADNEYIIRQCVVCGVQGSLTVRLKPPTAAPRVLSIDGGGPRGVIPLENLEILQEIIGPDLPISDFFDLKVGSSSGGLIVLSMTMRGLDITQCKSLFRLALHPHSAALWHSNVSRVRGKGSGDNNVPRRRSFHLYQLQRYCAAQDKARFGLLMGRKDSADMSQHMNDFAQISRMSHFARATASAPLFFSTVHLPGLGSFQDGGLPRYNNPAHVAELEAKHLWPEGPDPDIFITLGTGSETRCAKPSAFRNVLVDGWIPRVYRAMQRTFDGRVTWLDQYARLDDTSKEHHFRFDSLFGGLPPMDNTDCMDYLSNQARIQSSWQDSGEAALTLLTSSLFFELDAKPEYRCGLFRCMGMIRCRAPPEPLIRKLAQLEPSCQEFFKDGLNLGLHLSANDICAACHRYSLSVYFYVRNLDEKVTLSLRLGATKRRLSAFPKSMQQFIEEQKLDSPFGVPNHSIPLQVQCPTCRAPTRTQRRKRKYTEL; encoded by the exons ATGAGGCAGATCCGGGAGCATCATCGCGTTCTCTTCTCCGCGACGCACCTGGACGCCCTGTTTGATCTGTCTTTGAGGCATATCTCCGCTGACCCATTCGCACCCTTTAACTTTGTCCGCGCTACGAGGCAGCAAAATCCCCTAGATCGGGCTTTTACCTCCCACTTGATTCACTTCCTAGAGGTAGGTAAGCGGGCCCCCTACGATGAGACTGCCGCGTATATCGCATCGGCCATCCTGATGGATGCCTACCCACCCGGCATGCATCGTTTCCAGCCATCAACAGTGTTCAGAACTCTATATCGTGACGCTTGTTATCTGGCCCTCCAGCATTGCTACAGTGCTGATGTCGTCGTGTCTATACAATGCAGGAAAATCGAAGATCGTTTGATTGGGCTATTTGAGGAGATGGTTGTGGATTCCACACCATCGTGGGAGATCCACCGGCGCAATCTGGAGAGCCAGGGGAAATTCTGGACCCATGCATTGTCGAACAAAACGTGTCTGGTATGTCTCAGACGTTATCCGGAGCACACACCGGTGTGCGGGCACTCGATCTGCGATACCTGCACTGAGGTCTTCGGCGAGCCCTGCCCGCATGCGGATAATGAGTACATAATCCGTCAGTGTGTGGTATGCGGTGTGCAGGGCAGCCTCACAGTGAGATTAAAACCACCCACCGCGGCACCACGAGTGTTGAGTATTGATGGAGGAGGCCCTCGTGGTGTGATTCCCTTAGAGAATCTGGAGATCCTACAGGAGATCATTGGGCCCGATCTGCCAATTAGTGATTTCTTTGATCTCAAGGTGGGCAGCAGTTCGGGGGGCCTCATTGTGCTGAGTATGACCATGCGCGGTCTGGATATCACGCAATGTAAGAGCCTTTTTCGGTt AGCATTACACCCCCACTCAGCGGCTTTATGGCACTCCAACGTCTCTCGTGTCCGCGGGAAAGGTAGCGGTGACAACAACGTCCCTCGACGGCGATCCTTTCATCTTTACCAACTACAACGGTACTGCGCCGCGCAGGACAAAGCCAGGTTCGGACTACTGATGGGCCGTAAGGATAGCGCTGACATGTCGCAGCATATGAACGACTTCGCCCAGATATCGAGGATGAGCCATTT CGCCCGTGCAACGGCATCTGCCCCTCT GTTCTTCTCCACCGTTCATTTACCGGGCCTGGGCTCCTTCCAGGACGGAGGATTGCCGCGATATAACAATCCGGCGCATGTCGCGGAATTGGAAGCCAAACATCTGTGGCCCGAGGGACCAGATCCCGACATATTCATTACACTGGGAACTGGATCGGAAACTCGCTGTGCAAAACCTTCTGCTTTCCGGAATGTGCTCGTTGATGGATGGATTCCCAGGGTATATCGCGCGATGCAACGAACATTTGACGGTCGAGTCACATGGCTAGACCAGTATGCTCGATTGGATGACACGTCCAAGGAGCACCACTTCCGATTTGATTCCCTCTTCGGTGGGCTGCCACCGATGGACAACACAGACTGCATGGACTACCTATCAAACCAGGCACGGATTCAGTCGAGTTGGCAAGACAGCGGCGAGGCGGCATTGACCTTGTTGACTTCCAGTCTTTTTTTCGAATTAGACGCAAAGCCTGAGTACCGATGCGGTCTCTTCCGCTGCATGGGCATGATTCGATGTCGTGCTCCGCCTGAGCCGTTAATTCGAAAACTTGCACAGCTAGAGCCTAGTTGCCAGGAATTTTTCAAGGACGGTCTCAATCTTGGCCTCCACTTATCTGCCAATGATATTTGCGCTGCCTGCCATCGATACTCGCTCTCTGTGTACTTCTACGTCCGAAATCTGGATGAAAAGGTCACTCTGTCTCTACGGCTAGGAGCTACAAAGCGTCGACTCAGTGCGTTCCCGAAAAGCATGCAACAGTTCATTGAGGAACAGAAACTGGATTCTCCATTTGGGGTCCCCAACCACAGTATTCCATTACAAGTACAATGTCCGACATGCCGAGCACCGACGAGAACTcagaggagaaaaaggaagtaCACAGAGCTTTGA
- a CDS encoding SGNH/GDSL hydrolase family protein, whose product MFDHGSGFEISGLVSFGDSFAAGMGTAKTTTDRCRVGGNNYGDLIHQHLGDDRISIEKRVCSGDTTTGLRRQIDEWTGASPANMATLTMGGNDLGFSNIVWYCVITPFSSPFGASNPEKCAAAKDKARALMNDLGESGLRYKLKTLYKSILVKAKEYDFFLFVTGYSGFFNHDTTDCDKSTFHYQWAAYNPPSDWPLNRIVYLTTSLRTELNGLVGQLNSLIESAVQDANSELGSTKIHYVDVQPKFDRHRWCEQGIHEPDASAPNTYFFLSGWSDLPLDNNAVTSSDVADIAFLMQTGINLPEASTCQQTISSDPDPYEEFLCLASVAIKEEPNGPVAWSYGNATQAVRDGNVNSQHMKDWYPTRQIKTFHPRSPGMGLYRDAILEKIDAILEF is encoded by the coding sequence ATGTTTGATCACGGAAGCGGATTTGAGATCAgcggcttggtttcattTGGCGATTCTTTTGCCGCGGGCATGGGTACTGCCAAAACGACGACGGACAGATGCCGTGTGGGTGGAAACAATTATGGTGATCTGATTCATCAACACCTTGGAGACGATAGAATCTCCATTGAGAAGAGGGTCTGCTCTGGTGACACGACAACTGGCCTCCGACGTCAGATCGATGAATGGACGGGTGCGTCTCCTGCAAACATGGCCACATTGACTATGGGAGGGAATGATCTTGGCTTCTCTAACATCGTTTGGTACTGCGTTATCACTCCGTTTAGCTCGCCATTTGGGGCAAGCAACCCCGAAAAATGCGCGGCTGCAAAGGACAAAGCCCGCGCTTTGATGAATGATCTGGGAGAAAGTGGCCTGCGCTACAAGCTAAAAACTCTCTACAAGAGTATTCTGGTCAAGGCAAAAGAATATGacttttttctctttgtcaCTGGTTACTCTGGTTTCTTCAATCATGACACCACTGATTGTGACAAGAGCACCTTCCATTACCAATGGGCTGCTTACAATCCTCCTAGTGATTGGCCTTTGAATCGGATTGTGTACCTTACCACGTCTCTACGTACAGAACTCAATGGCCTTGTGGGGCAGCTCAACAGCCTAATTGAGTCCGCCGTTCAAGATGCCAATTCCGAGCTAGGATCAACCAAGATTCATTATGTTGACGTCCAACCGAAGTTTGACAGGCACCGCTGGTGTGAGCAAGGGATTCATGAGCCCGATGCCAGCGCTCCAAACACCTATTTCTTTTTGAGCGGCTGGTCCGATCTTCCTCTCGACAACAATGCTGTGACATCGTCCGATGTCGCCGATATTGCCTTTCTTATGCAGACTGGGATCAACCTTCCAGAGGCGTCAACTTGCCAGCAAACAATAAGCTCGGATCCAGATCCGTACGAGGAATTCCTGTGTCTGGCTTCTGTTGCGATCAAGGAAGAGCCGAATGGGCCAGTGGCTTGGTCATACGGGAATGCGACCCAAGCCGTCAGAGATGGGAATGTGAACTCGCAGCATATGAAAGACTGGTATCCTACTCGACAAATCAAGACTTTCCACCCACGGAGCCCTGGAATGGGACTTTACCGCGATGCTATCTTGGAAAAGATCGATGCTATATTAGAATTTTAA
- a CDS encoding putative alpha-1,3-glucanase codes for MHLQVTNSQNYTLSDWELDMKLAKDAHIDAFAMNMAWEDSTNDHSLEMAFNVANSVGFKLFFSFDYAGNGPWSQDTVIRMIQQYGSNGAYFQYNGKPFVSTFEGPSNAEDWVTIKAQTGCFFIPDWSSVGAKPAVALANGVADGLFSWSAWPWGNQTMDTYTDASYIQFLGGKPYMMAISPWFYTNLPGYNKNWLWKGDSLWFDRWQELFGLDPMPEFVEIISWNDYGESHYIGPIYEKSMAAFDIGKSLYNYARDYPHDGWREVLPFLIDLYKNGKASVDHDTVVFWYRPHPVSSCFTGGTTVNTASQLQIEFEPAFALEDRLYVMALLSDGNHAVRVYAGGDQGYVKWNSRPDEEIVTGIFFGSVPFHPGKVSIDLDRGDGEAGYAVGLEISDQCEQGFNNYNAWVGSFTASAIPITKGTTKVALKDQACIRGKGAYDFNDLCSFTCSYGYCPVGACTCEQMGVPRTKPNATGVIGYPAEGKDANYLGLCSFACNYGHCPSKTCDTQEHPMPIPTVSDFLPPACTEGTGNGNALGLCSYACGFGYCPINMCKCTKTGALVEPPPQTKGAGMAAPGQSSVLDNLCDFTCSRGYCPPETCTYKDELAVAHINPTLRWGGEGASACDATKRSIILLEFRFAILMAQTAQENLQSWGYYETFFSQGVRNRKDFAQHASLVYKRVVSMLDGSEFDLQITCDNTTPQCQKENPDIAYMNAFRRTVNICDAFLFEYENLRHT; via the coding sequence ATGCATTTACAGGTCACCAACTCCCAGAACTACACGCTCTCTGATTGGGAGTTGGACATGAAATTGGCCAAAGATGCTCATATTGATGCCTTTGCCATGAACATGGCGTGGGAGGACAGCACCAACGACCATTCCCTTGAGATGGCCTTCAATGTCGCGAATTCCGTCGGCTTTAAgctcttcttttcatttGACTACGCTGGGAATGGGCCATGGAGCCAGGATACTGTCATCCGCATGATACAGCAGTATGGCTCCAACGGTGCTTATTTCCAGTATAATGGAAAGCCTTTTGTCTCTACCTTTGAAGGTCCTAGCAACGCAGAGGACTGGGTGACTATCAAGGCACAGACAggctgcttcttcatcccAGACTGGTCATCTGTTGGTGCTAAGCCAGCCGTAGCTTTAGCTAACGGGGTGGCTGATGGACTATTCAGCTGGTCTGCTTGGCCATGGGGCAACCAGACAATGGATACCTACACTGATGCGTCCTATATTCAATTTTTGGGGGGAAAACCCTATATGATGGCCATTTCTCCTTGGTTCTATACCAATCTTCCTGGCTATAACAAGAACTGGCTTTGGAAGGGTGACAGCTTATGGTTTGATCGATGGCAAGAACTCTTTGGTCTTGATCCCATGCCTGAATTTGTCGAGATCATTTCCTGGAACGACTACGGTGAATCACATTATATCGGACCGATCTATGAGAAATCCATGGCTGCGTTTGACATTGGCAAATCACTCTATAACTACGCGCGGGATTATCCTCATGATGGTTGGCGTGAGGTTCTACCTTTCCTGATTGATCTTTACAAGAATGGCAAGGCCAGTGTTGACCATGATACTGTGGTCTTTTGGTATCGGCCCCACCCAGTATCTTCTTGTTTTACTGGGGGTACAACAGTGAACACAGCCTCCCAGCTGCAGATTGAGTTTGAGCCAGCATTTGCTCTTGAAGATCGTTTATATGTCATGGCACTGTTATCTGATGGCAATCACGCTGTGAGGGTCTACGCGGGGGGCGACCAGGGATATGTTAAATGGAACTCACGGccagatgaggagattgtAACGGGGATCTTCTTTGGCAGCGTGCCATTTCACCCGGGTAAGGTCAGTATCGATCTTGATAGAGGTGATGGAGAGGCTGGTTACGCTGTTGGCCTTGAGATATCTGATCAATGTGAACAAGGATTTAACAACTATAATGCTTGGGTAGGGAGTTTCACCGCATCAGCCATCCCTATTACGAAAGGGACTACTAAGGTTGCGCTCAAAGATCAAGCATGTATCAGAGGCAAAGGAGCATATGATTTCAATGATTTGTGCAGCTTTACATGCTCTTACGGCTACTGCCCAGTTGGAGCCTGTACCTGTGAGCAAATGGGAGTCCCACGCACGAAACCTAATGCAACAGGGGTCATTGGATACCCTGCAGAAGGGAAGGATGCAAACTACCTGGGTTTATGCAGCTTTGCCTGCAATTATGGCCACTGTCCATCTAAGACGTGTGACACCCAGGAACATCCCATGCCGATCCCAACAGTGTCAGACTTCCTGCCCCCGGCATGTACCGAAGGCACCGGTAATGGCAACGCCCTTGGTTTGTGCTCCTACGCCTGTGGTTTTGGCTATTGCCCTATCAATATGTGCAAGTGCACCAAAACAGGGGCCCTCGTTGAGCCCCCTCCCCAGACCAAGGGAGCTGGCATGGCAGCCCCCGGCCAGTCAAGTGTGCTGGATAATCTCTGCGACTTCACCTGCAGCCGAGGGTACTGCCCACCGGAGACATGCACGTACAAGGATGAACTGGCAGTGGCGCATATCAATCCGACCTTAAGGTGGGGTGGCGAGGGCGCATCTGCCTGCGACGCGACTAAAAGGTCGATAATTCTGCTGGAATTCAGATTTGCAATTCTGATGGCGCAAACAGCACAAGAAAACTTGCAGTCATGGGGGTACTACGAGACATTTTTCTCGCAAGGCGTGCGAAATCGGAAGGATTTTGCCCAACACGCCTCTCTGGTGTACAAGAGAGTTGTGTCGATGTTGGATGGCTCTGAATTCGACCTCCAGATCACTTGTGACAATACTACACCTCAATGTCAAAAGGAAAATCCTGACATCGCCTACATGAACGCGTTCAGAAGAACAGTGAATATCTGTGATGCTTTTCTTTTCGAATACGAAAATCTCCGCCACACCTGA
- a CDS encoding FAD-dependent oxidoreductase, whose translation MQMECHLGRIRTGRRDDEFCISISRDALWKALMAEAGDVITYREVTIIKHNLETGKAVVQLGDFGEDEADLVIGADGINSVVRRHLLGIENFCPQYSGYAWAGGCMDLESFSGQDERKDAMVFTIGKGSLFCYSTGSRHLLPWLSIFPRRQPFHGSPKTQLARQRNWEDPLIGKIIAEAEPRHVFGIKTLPKLPMWGANRIVLVGDSAHAMSPITGQGASQSLEDAQTLALLLMNMVRKFHADEANSDSLSTTIERTLATYYDMRHRRVERIAAVGSALDKRMLKTQPLAEYIRYALFQAINSFPNITRKLVGSLNERLYGWDVKEGVESVMNKDWAYEAYKQRKF comes from the exons ATGCAAATGGAGTGCCACTTAGGAAGAATACGAACCGGACGGCGCGATGACGAGTTCTGCATTTCTATTAGCCGAGATGCTCTATGGAAAGCCTTAATGGCGGAAGCAGGGGATGTCATCACGTATCGCGAGGTCACAATCATCAAACATAACCTGGAGACCGGGAAAGCCGTTGTGCAATTAGGTGACTTTGGCGAAGACGAGGCGGACCTCGTCATCGGAGCGGATGGCATAAACAGTGTCGTGAGGAGGCACCTGCTCGGAATCGAAAATTTCTGTCCGCAGTACAG CGGCTACGCATGGGCTGGCGGGTGCATGGATCTTGAATCATTTTCAGGACAAGACGAAAGGAAGGATGCCATGGTCTTCACGATCGGCAAGGGCAGCCTTTTCTGTTACTCTACAGGCAGCCGGCACCTGTTGCCTTGGTTGTCTATTTTCCCCAGAAGGCAACCCTTCCACGGTAGTCCTAAAACCCAGCTTGCTCGCCAGAGAAACTGGGAGGATCCCCTGATTGGGAAAATCATCGCTGAAGCGGAGCCAAGACATGTATTTGGCATCAAAACTCTCCCAAAGCTACCGATGTGGGGGGCAAACAGAATTGTTTTGGTTGGGGACTCAGCCCATGCCATGTCACCTATCACGGGGCAAGGGGCGTCGCAGAGTCTGGAAGACGCGCAAACCCTCGCCTTGCTTCTAATGAATATGGTTCGGAAATTTCATGCTGATGAAGCGAATAGCGATTCATTGTCAACTACCATTGAGCGAACTTTGGCAACATACTATGATATGCGTCACAGACGAGTTGAGAGAATTGCTGCTGTGGGTAGCGCTCTTGACAAACGCATGCTCAAAACGCAGCCTTTAGCAGAGTATATCAGATACGCTCTGTTTCAGGCAATCAATAGCTTCCCAAATATAA CCAGGAAACTAGTGGGCAGCCTAAATGAGCGACTCTATGGCTGGGACGTGAAAGAGGGTGTAGAGTCCGTGATGAACAAGGATTGGGCGTATGAAGCTTACAAGCAGCGAAAGTTTTGA
- a CDS encoding ankyrin repeat domain-containing protein, translated as MMLIAQYSQNTQAHPISTTFVLIKIRIIIMGAGLATYLFLNMQSLAECIRYALFRAISSFPNIKSMAIIDGEFLRLKEFNEVKLNADIQDFLEDAHSSFTSKGALNPREPRFKRSLIHYAAMGDCSELLHFLLATGAARDDRDLNSRTPLSWAAEHGALKSVKILLEDGAEINSMDDMFSTPLSWLVHAGVPTPQLAATEAYLRQSGAQE; from the exons ATGATGCTTATAGCTCAGTATTCTCAGAATACTCAGGCACATCCCATCAGCACCACATTCGTCCTGATTAAGATTCGGATTATTATCATGGGTGCCGGCCTTGCTACTTACTTATTCCTCAACATGCAGTCTTTGGCAGAGTGTATAAGATACGCTCTGTTTCGGGCAATCAGTAGCTTTCCAAATATAA AGTCCATGGCTATTATCGATGGCGAATTTTTACGGCTGAAGGAATTCAATGAGGTTAAGCTAAACGCTGATATACAAGATTTCTTGGAAGATGCGCATTCATCTTTTACTTCAAAGGGCGCATTGAACCCTCGAGAACCCAGGTTCAAGAGATCTCTCATCCATTACGCAGCAATGGGAGATTgctctgagcttcttcacttcctccTAGCAACTGGTGCTGCAAGAGATGACCGTGACCTGAATAGCCGAACGCCTCTTTCCTGGGCTGCAGAACATGGTGCCTTAAAATCAGTAAAAATCCTcctggaagatggagccGAGATCAACTCCATGGACGATATGTTTTCAACGCCTTTGTCGTGGCTGGTACACGCGGGTGTTCCTACGCCACAATTGGCCGCCACGGAAGCCTATCTGAGGCAGAGCGGTGCGCAAGAGTAA
- a CDS encoding Pfs, NB-ARC and Ankyrin domain protein: MGFEMSAVRYMLDDEHPHLPTKQGNSNLYILGELSGHNVVIAWLPGTQGKGAAAIVANNMQRTFASIKWRLLVGIGGGVPSRTHDIRLGDIVVSMPEGPFGGVVQYDLGKDVEDGFTLKGFLLPPPPILRSAVEVMRSDHLTKSNKRCESAQIVDRPARGSDNPKIYYGLIASGDRVIRSAMKRSKTGREIGDILCFEMEAAGIMTEFPCIAIHGISDYADSHKSDIWQNYAAAAAAGCAKELLSYLNPEDRQVQPKLTLQQPLPGGFNLSRGLPGSANISTPRKGSPAQRSTILGQHLSSGIPSLSEEQKRMLLDSLKFDQIDARQMTIKKAHTKTCKWLLYKPEYLDWLDNTKLSEHHGFLWMKGKPGTGKSTIMKFALINARKTMKDKIIISFFFNARGGGLETSTVGMYRALLSEILERVPELQCVFDTLKLRTCNSSEHHQWGIELLKDLFKQAILRLEHSSLVCFINALDECAENQVRDMISFFEHVGELTVGAGIHFRVIFSSRHYPYISIKRGLELVLEGQEGHIQDITNYVNSELKIGNSNLAMQIRGELEEKASGVFMWVVLVMGILNKAYDGGRVRALRQLLRSIPGDLHELFRDILTRDSHNRHELLLCIQWLLFAKQPLKSEELYFAILSGIEPGALTEWDTDVDTINVIRRFILSSSKGLAEITQSKAPAVQFIHESVRDFLLKENGLCRIWPDLGGNLQGQSHDQLKQCCLTYMNVDVSKHVDLSEPLAKASSTEAANLRESIAKMFPFLEYAVRNVLYHTNAAEGSGIAQGDFIQDFQFPYWVQLDNLFEKHEVRRHTQNVRLLYILAEGNLSNLIRVHPSVLSCLDMEGERYKFPFFASLATGSGKAVRTFMQAYAANMPPESRLRALCDKYCQNGSRNPSLRRDFRFSDRRTILSCIAELGDEVIFEFLLETGKFTPDSKDKDGRTPLSWAAAKGNETIVKLLLATNQVDPDSKDKDGRTPLSWAAGQGNETIVKLLLATGQVDPDSKDKDGWTPLSWAVVHGDKVVFKLSPPTCHVDPGSKDKDAAKRSEAIIKLLKPPTVL; this comes from the exons ATGGGTTTTGAGATGAGCGCTGTCCGCTACATGCTCGACGACGAACATCCTCATTTGCCCACCAAGCAAGGCAATTCAAACCTATATATCCTCGGCGAACTCAGTGGTCACAATGTCGTGATCGCCTGGCTTCCAGGTACCCAAGGGAAAGGGGCCGCCGCAATCGTCGCTAACAATATGCAACGTACGTTCGCATCAATCAAATGGCGACTTCTGGTGGGCATCGGAGGTGGTGTGCCGAGCCGGACACACGACATCCGCCTCGGTGATATTGTTGTGAGTATGCCCGAGGGTCCATTTGGTGGAGTAGTTCAATATGACCTAGGAAAGGATGTAGAGGATGGCTTCACGCTTaaaggattcctcctgcCACCCCCTCCCATCTTGAGGAGTGCAGTGGAGGTGATGCGATCTGATCACCTGACTAAATCAAACAAA AGATGTGAAAGCGCTCAAATTGTTGATCGACCTGCACGTGGATCTGATAATCCTAAGATTTATTATGGATTGATTGCGTCCGGTGACAGAGTAATAAGGAGCGCTATGAAGCGGAGCAAGACTGGCCGAGAAATTGGCGATATCCTCTGCTTTGAAATGGAAGCAGCTGGCATCATGACGGAGTTTCCATGCATTGCCATTCACGGCATCTCTGATTATGCAGACTCTCACAAGAGTGATATATGGCAGAACTatgcagcagcggcggcagcagGGTGCGCGAAGGAGCTCCTCTCATATCTCAACCCAGAGGATCGCCAAGTCCAGCCAAAATTAACCCTTCAGCAACCGTTGCCTGGCGGATTCAACCTTAGCCGTGGACTGCCTGGAAGTGCGAACATATCTACACCTCGCAAGGGTTCCCCTGCACAACGAAGCACAATCTTAGGCCAGCATCTGAGTAGTGGAATCCCATCCCTCAGTGAAGAGCAAAAACGAATGCTTCTAGACTCGTTGAAATTCGACCAGATCGATGCTCGCCAGATGACCATCAAAAAAGCACACACAAAGACGTGCAAGTGGCTTCTGTATAAGCCGGAGTACCTTGATTGGCTTGATAACACCAAGCTCAGCGAACATCATGGCTTCTTATGGATGAAGGGGAAGCCTGGGACTGGCAAGTCAACAATAATGAAATTTGCCCTTATAAATGCGCGGAAGACAATGAAGGACAAGATAattatttctttcttcttcaacgcaCGAGGAGGGGGCTTGGAAACGTCTACAGTTGGGATGTATCGAGCCTTATTGTCAGAAATCCTTGAACGAGTCCCAGAACTCCAGTGCGTCTTCGACACCCTTAAGTTAAGAACATGCAACAGCAGTGAGCATCACCAGTGGGGTATTGAGTTGCTAAAAGATTTATTTAAACAAGCAATACTACGTCTTGAACATTCTTCTCTAGTGTGTTTCATTAACGCCTTGGATGAATGTGCGGAAAATCAAGTGCGTGACATGATATCATTTTTTGAACATGTCGGCGAACTCACCGTGGGTGCTGGAATTCACTTCCGAGTCATATTTTCCAGCAGACACTACCCATATATCTCTATAAAGAGAGGACTGGAGTTGGTCCTAGAGGGCCAAGAAGGCCACATCCAAGACATTACTAATTACGTGAATAGTGAGCTGAAAATTGGGAACAGCAACCTCGCCATGCAGATCAGGGGTGAACTTGAAGAGAAAGCCTCTGGAGTTTTTATGTGGGTTGTTCTGGTTATGGGGATACTCAACAAGGCATATGATGGAGGCCGCGTCCGTGCTCTTCGCCAATTACTTCGCAGTATTCCTGGCGACCTGCATGAGTTGTTTCGCGATATTTTAACACGAGACAGTCACAATAGACACGAGCTACTGTTGTGCATTCAATGGCTACTCTTTGCAAAACAGCCTTTGAAATCAGAGGAATTGTACTTTGCCATTCTTTCCGGCATTGAGCCAGGAGCTTTAACAGAGTGGGACACCGACGTGGACACAATTAATGTCATCAGGAGATTCATTCTGAGTTCATCTAAAGGACTTGCTGAAATCACACAGTCCAAGGCTCCGGCAGTCCAGTTCATTCACGAGTCAGTTAGAGACTTTCTTCTCAAGGAGAACGGGCTCTGCAGGATTTGGCCTGACCTTGGAGGCAACTTGCAAGGACAAAGCCATGACCAACTTAAGCAGTGCTGCCTTACTTATATGAACGTCGATGTCTCTAAACATGTTGATCTCAGTGAGCCACTAGCAAAAGCATCCTCTACGGAAGCTGCAAACCTCCGCGAGTCCATTGCTAAAATGTTTCCATTCCTGGAGTATGCTGTACGCAATGTGCTGTACCACACTAATGCTGCCGAAGGTAGTGGTATTGCTCAAGGAGATTTTATCCAGGACTTCCAGTTTCCCTATTGGGTTCAGCTCGACAATCTATTCGAAAAGCACGAAGTACGCCGGCATACACAAAATGTGAGACTACTTTATATTTTAGCAGAGGGCAATCTGTCGAACCTCATCAGAGTCCACCCCTCTGTCCTATCCTGCCTTGATATGGAAGGAGAGCGCTACAAGTTTCCATTTTTCGCGTCCCTTGCTACTGGGAGCGGGAAAGCGGTCCGAACGTTTATGCAAGCTTATGCGGCGAACATGCCCCCGGAAAGTCGACTGCGTGCGTTGTGCGACAAGTATTGCCAGAACGGAAGCCGGAACCCTAGCCTGAGACGTGATTTCAGATTCTCAGACCGGCGGACCATCCTTTCATGTATAGCAGAGCTTGGTGATGAGGTAATATTTGAATTTCTCCTTGAAACAGGGAAATTTACGCCGGACTCCAAGGACAAAGATGGGCGGACACCGCTGTCATGGGCCGCAGCAAAGGGAAATGAGACAATAGTCAAACTTCTACTAGCAACAAACCAGGTTGATCCAGACTCCAAGGACAAAGATGGGCGGACACCACTGTCATGGGCAGCAGGACAGGGAAATGAGACAATAGTCAAGCTATTACTAGCAACAGGCCAAGTTGATCCAGACTCGAAGGATAAAGATGGGTGGACACCGCTGTCATGGGCAGTAGTGCATGGAGATAAGGTGGTATTTAAGCTATCACCACCAACCTGCCATGTTGATCCAGGGTCTAAGGACAAAGATGCAGCAAAGAGAAGTGAGGCAATAATCAAGCTGCTAAAACCTCCTACGGTTTTATGA
- a CDS encoding isoflavone reductase family protein, translating into MWCPSELAYRLTYSRRKTWTWVCIRDEAVKYLKSKEGDGLRWTAFVTGPFFELAVGNFLGFDMERRHATMLDHGTNRWSATTRSTVGLAAKNAMLGPESVSNQYLFIESFNVSQRDVLAALEDVTGTRWDVTYHDAEEEKRLALEKLAKGNYSGIPALMRYITCAKGYGGNYMDSEESANKLLSLPAESLHAVLAGLTRHE; encoded by the exons AT GTGGTGCCCCAGTGAGCTAGCTTATCGTCTCACGTACTCGCGAAGGAAGACATGGACATGGGTCTGCATTAGAGATGAAGCCGTCAAA TACttgaagagcaaggaggGGGACGGGCTTCGTTGGACGGCATTTGTGACTGGACCGTTCTTCGAGCT AGCCGTTGGCAATTTCCTCGGATTCGACATGGAAAGAAGACACGCCACGATGCTGGACCACGGCACGAATCGTTGGTCGGCGACGACTCGCAGCACTGTTGGTCTTGCAGCCAAGAATGCAATGCTGGGTCCAGAAAGTGTGTCCAACCAGTACTTGTTTATCGAGTCATTCAATGTCTCGCAGAGGGACGTTCTCGCTGCGTTGGAAGATGTGACCGGAACAAGGTGGGATGTAACCTACCATgatgcggaagaggaaaagcggCTCGCCTTGGAAAAGCTGGCTAAGGGGAACTATAGTGGAATCCCCGCGCTTATGCGATATATAACCTGTGCCAAGGGGTATGGGGGGAACTATATGGACAGCGAGGAGAGTGCGAACAAGCTGCTGTCGTTGCCTGCAGAAAGCCTCCATGCGGTGCTGGCCGGATTAACTAGGCATGAATGA